The following are encoded in a window of Bacillus xiapuensis genomic DNA:
- the fliQ gene encoding flagellar biosynthesis protein FliQ, with protein MSSEMVISLAEKGVYTTIIICGPLLVLALVVGLAVSIFQATTQIQEQTLAFIPKIVAVLVGLIFFGPWMLSRMLSYTLDIFTNLTRFVG; from the coding sequence ATGAGTTCAGAAATGGTGATATCCTTAGCGGAAAAAGGAGTATACACAACCATTATTATTTGCGGGCCATTGCTCGTATTGGCTCTTGTCGTAGGTCTCGCAGTCAGCATTTTTCAGGCAACGACGCAAATTCAAGAGCAGACGCTTGCCTTTATACCGAAGATTGTCGCTGTGCTGGTTGGTTTGATTTTCTTTGGGCCGTGGATGCTTAGCCGGATGCTTTCTTATACTCTGGATATTTTTACAAATTTAACGAGATTTGTAGGTTGA
- a CDS encoding flagellar biosynthetic protein FliO: MALFTGNHSVAWAEPFNNNVKECMKQPDKCGEETAEKQQDNQGKEAGRDQAVGISFWDVAKMIGALIFVIALIYFLLRFINQKSRSYQQTKLIQHIGGTPLGGNRSVQIVKVGSRLLVLGVGEEVKLLKEIDDQKEHERILAQYNEQMDQMIQPKDIMTKWFNKRKEQSQETAEDQAGFKQVLENRLSDMKKERQQTISKLKRKENQQDE, from the coding sequence ATGGCTCTGTTCACAGGCAATCACTCTGTTGCCTGGGCAGAGCCATTTAACAATAATGTTAAGGAGTGCATGAAGCAGCCGGATAAATGCGGAGAGGAAACAGCTGAGAAACAGCAAGACAATCAAGGAAAAGAGGCTGGGAGGGATCAAGCAGTCGGCATCTCCTTTTGGGATGTGGCCAAAATGATCGGAGCTCTCATCTTTGTTATCGCCCTGATTTATTTCTTATTGCGCTTTATTAATCAGAAAAGCCGGTCGTACCAGCAGACAAAACTGATTCAGCATATCGGAGGCACACCGCTTGGAGGCAACCGTTCCGTTCAAATTGTTAAAGTCGGCAGCCGTTTGCTCGTCCTTGGAGTCGGAGAGGAAGTCAAGCTGCTGAAAGAAATTGACGACCAAAAGGAGCACGAGCGAATTCTTGCTCAGTATAACGAGCAAATGGACCAAATGATTCAGCCGAAAGACATCATGACGAAGTGGTTTAATAAAAGGAAAGAACAATCGCAAGAAACGGCTGAAGACCAAGCGGGATTCAAGCAAGTGCTTGAAAACAGGCTCAGTGATATGAAAAAAGAGCGTCAGCAAACAATCAGTAAATTGAAACGCAAGGAGAATCAGCAAGATGAATGA
- a CDS encoding response regulator translates to MGNRILVVDDAAFMRMMIKDILTKNGFEVVGEAADGAQAVEKYNELKPDLVTMDITMPEKDGITALKEIKAEDPNAKIIMCSAMGQQAMVIDAIQAGAKDFIVKPFQADRVIEAISKTLA, encoded by the coding sequence ATGGGTAATCGCATTTTAGTTGTGGATGATGCTGCGTTTATGCGCATGATGATTAAAGATATTTTAACGAAGAATGGCTTTGAAGTAGTTGGAGAAGCTGCTGACGGTGCCCAAGCTGTTGAAAAATATAATGAATTAAAGCCGGACTTAGTCACGATGGATATCACCATGCCTGAAAAAGACGGCATTACCGCTTTAAAGGAAATTAAAGCGGAAGATCCCAACGCTAAAATCATCATGTGTTCGGCAATGGGGCAGCAGGCTATGGTGATTGACGCCATTCAAGCTGGAGCAAAGGATTTTATTGTGAAACCATTCCAAGCTGACCGTGTTATTGAAGCGATTTCAAAAACACTAGCTTAA
- the flgG gene encoding flagellar basal body rod protein FlgG: MLRSMYSGISGMKGFQTKLDVIGNNIANVNTFGFKKGRVIFKDMISQQISGASAPTGTRGGTNPRQVGLGSQLGAIDTIHTEGSTQTTNRLLDLAISGDGFFQVKDGNETFYTRAGNFYLDKEGTIVNADGLKLVLLNGGAVPKGATKLSIGADGTVSYTDANGALKTAGTIQLAKFANPDGLMKVGNNLFSPTPNSGDPESLAPGEGGSGKIVPGTLEMSNVDLSEEFTEMIVAQRGFQANTRIITTSDEILQELVNLKR, translated from the coding sequence ATGCTACGCTCTATGTACTCTGGAATTAGCGGAATGAAAGGATTTCAAACGAAGCTTGATGTTATTGGAAACAATATTGCCAATGTCAATACCTTTGGATTTAAAAAAGGCCGCGTGATCTTTAAAGATATGATCAGTCAGCAGATTTCAGGAGCCAGCGCACCTACAGGTACTCGCGGCGGAACGAATCCGCGCCAAGTAGGGCTTGGAAGCCAATTAGGCGCCATTGATACGATTCATACAGAAGGAAGCACCCAAACCACGAATAGACTGTTAGACTTGGCAATTTCCGGTGATGGCTTTTTCCAAGTAAAGGACGGAAATGAAACTTTCTATACAAGAGCCGGAAATTTTTACTTAGATAAAGAGGGAACGATAGTCAATGCCGATGGCCTTAAATTAGTATTGTTAAATGGAGGGGCAGTTCCTAAAGGTGCGACAAAGCTGTCTATCGGGGCGGATGGAACTGTAAGTTACACAGATGCTAATGGTGCTCTAAAAACCGCAGGAACCATTCAGCTTGCCAAATTTGCCAATCCAGACGGACTGATGAAGGTCGGGAATAATTTGTTCTCTCCAACGCCGAACTCTGGTGATCCTGAATCTCTAGCTCCTGGAGAAGGAGGCAGCGGGAAAATTGTCCCCGGTACTTTAGAAATGTCTAACGTCGATCTTTCAGAAGAATTTACAGAGATGATTGTGGCGCAGCGCGGCTTTCAAGCGAACACGCGGATCATTACGACATCCGATGAAATTCTGCAGGAGCTTGTCAATTTGAAACGATAA
- a CDS encoding flagellar FlbD family protein, whose translation MITVTRLNGKPFLVNAIYIETIESFPDTTITLLNGKKFLVCESEDEVRKRMEDFYRRVQILGKIDFGED comes from the coding sequence TTGATCACAGTGACAAGATTAAACGGCAAACCCTTTTTAGTGAATGCGATTTATATTGAAACAATTGAAAGCTTTCCTGATACGACGATTACGCTTTTGAACGGAAAGAAATTTCTCGTCTGCGAGTCGGAGGATGAGGTGAGGAAGCGGATGGAGGATTTTTATCGCCGCGTGCAAATATTAGGGAAAATAGATTTCGGGGAGGATTAG
- the fliR gene encoding flagellar biosynthetic protein FliR, producing MEALLPKISVLLLMIVRVSAFFVTMPLFSYRTIPAMHRICFSVVLAWMMYYAIDAPSLQVNGQYFMLIIKEALVGLMIGLVAYIILSAIQIAGGFIDFQMGFAIANVIDPQTGVQSPLVGQYLYMFSLLLLLALNGHHLMLDGIFYSYQLIPLEQTSIPFGDGRMAEYISRMFNSMFIIAFQMAMPVVAVLFLVDVALGIVARTVPQLNIFVVGFPVKIGVAFIVLLVVMGVMLAVVQQLFEMMLYTMRDVMKLMGGA from the coding sequence ATGGAAGCTTTATTGCCCAAAATATCGGTTCTATTATTAATGATTGTCAGGGTGAGTGCATTTTTTGTTACAATGCCCCTGTTTTCTTATCGAACAATTCCAGCTATGCACCGGATTTGCTTTTCGGTCGTGCTGGCTTGGATGATGTATTACGCCATTGATGCTCCGTCGCTGCAAGTCAATGGACAGTATTTTATGCTGATTATCAAAGAAGCGCTTGTCGGGTTAATGATTGGCCTCGTTGCTTATATCATCCTGTCAGCGATCCAAATCGCCGGCGGCTTCATTGATTTTCAAATGGGGTTTGCCATCGCCAACGTCATTGATCCGCAAACCGGCGTGCAAAGTCCGCTCGTTGGCCAATATTTATATATGTTTTCCCTGCTTTTGCTGCTTGCTTTAAACGGTCACCATTTAATGTTGGACGGAATTTTTTACAGTTATCAACTGATTCCGCTCGAGCAGACAAGCATTCCGTTTGGAGACGGCCGGATGGCGGAATATATCAGCCGGATGTTTAATTCCATGTTTATCATCGCCTTTCAGATGGCGATGCCGGTAGTGGCGGTGCTGTTCTTAGTGGACGTTGCTCTGGGAATTGTGGCGCGGACTGTACCGCAGTTAAATATCTTTGTCGTTGGTTTTCCGGTTAAGATCGGCGTAGCCTTCATCGTGCTGCTTGTTGTCATGGGAGTTATGTTAGCTGTTGTTCAGCAGCTGTTTGAAATGATGCTTTATACGATGCGGGATGTCATGAAGCTGATGGGGGGAGCTTAA
- the fliM gene encoding flagellar motor switch protein FliM: protein MAGDILSQNEIDALLSALSTGEMDADELKKEEEEKKVKVYDFKRALRFSKDQIRSLTRMHDNFARVLTTFFSAQLRTYVQISVVSADQIPYEEFIRSIPNRTILNVFEVPPLEGRILMEVNPNIAYAMLDRLLGGRGTSVNKVENLTEIETKIMSNMFERSFDNYREAWSNIVDIDPMLADFEVNPQFLQMVSPNETVVVISLNTTIGETTGMINICIPHVVLEPIIPKLSVHYWMQTSDKKDRAPGEMEQLQKRVKKADVSVVAELGNSSITIEEFLTLDQGDVLELNRRIDDPLTVKVGNIPKFTAQPGKLNKKIAVQILDTIKGGEDDDE, encoded by the coding sequence ATGGCGGGAGATATATTATCTCAAAATGAAATTGATGCCCTGTTGTCGGCTTTATCAACAGGGGAGATGGATGCAGATGAGTTAAAGAAAGAAGAAGAAGAGAAAAAAGTAAAAGTATATGATTTTAAAAGAGCGCTGCGCTTCTCAAAAGATCAGATTAGAAGTTTAACGAGGATGCATGATAACTTTGCTCGCGTTCTGACGACGTTTTTCTCGGCTCAGCTGCGCACTTATGTACAAATCTCGGTCGTTTCGGCGGACCAAATTCCATATGAGGAATTTATTCGTTCGATTCCCAACCGGACCATTTTGAATGTGTTTGAAGTGCCGCCGCTTGAAGGCCGGATATTAATGGAAGTAAATCCGAACATCGCTTATGCGATGCTTGATCGCTTGTTAGGCGGTCGAGGCACAAGCGTCAACAAGGTTGAAAATTTAACCGAGATCGAAACGAAGATTATGTCGAATATGTTTGAAAGATCATTTGACAATTATCGTGAGGCTTGGTCGAATATTGTTGACATCGATCCGATGCTAGCGGATTTTGAAGTAAATCCGCAATTTTTGCAGATGGTGTCACCGAATGAAACGGTCGTTGTGATATCATTAAACACAACGATTGGCGAAACAACGGGAATGATCAATATCTGCATTCCTCACGTTGTACTGGAGCCGATTATTCCAAAGCTTTCTGTGCATTACTGGATGCAAACGTCCGATAAAAAGGACAGAGCACCCGGGGAAATGGAACAGCTGCAAAAGCGCGTAAAGAAAGCGGATGTGTCTGTTGTGGCTGAACTGGGGAACTCCTCCATTACGATCGAAGAATTCCTGACACTTGACCAGGGTGATGTACTTGAATTAAACAGGCGGATTGATGATCCGTTAACGGTCAAGGTGGGAAATATTCCGAAATTCACAGCCCAGCCAGGCAAATTAAATAAAAAGATTGCTGTGCAAATATTGGATACTATAAAGGGGGGAGAAGACGATGATGAGTGA
- the fliP gene encoding flagellar type III secretion system pore protein FliP (The bacterial flagellar biogenesis protein FliP forms a type III secretion system (T3SS)-type pore required for flagellar assembly.) has translation MNEFMEFFNSSSPDQVSTSVKLFLLLTVLSLAPSILILMTCFTRIVIVLSFVRSALATQQTPPTQVLIGLALFLTFFIMAPVFQEVNNEALTPLFNEEINLEEAYDRASLPLKEFMSEHTRQKDLQLFLDYADAKQPKSIEDIPLTSLVPAFALSEIKTAFQIGFMIFIPFLVIDMVVASVLMSMGMMMLPPVMISLPFKILLFVLVDGWYLVIQSLLQSF, from the coding sequence ATGAATGAGTTTATGGAGTTTTTTAACAGCAGTTCGCCTGATCAAGTATCGACGTCTGTCAAGCTGTTTCTTCTGCTTACAGTTTTATCACTGGCGCCAAGCATTTTGATTTTAATGACCTGTTTCACCCGGATTGTGATCGTGCTGTCTTTTGTCAGGTCAGCATTGGCCACCCAGCAGACGCCTCCTACGCAAGTGTTAATCGGTCTGGCGCTTTTCTTAACGTTCTTTATCATGGCCCCTGTATTTCAGGAAGTGAATAATGAAGCGCTGACTCCGCTTTTCAATGAAGAAATCAATTTGGAAGAAGCGTATGATAGGGCGAGCTTACCGCTAAAAGAATTTATGAGTGAACATACGCGGCAGAAGGATTTGCAGCTGTTTTTAGATTATGCGGATGCCAAGCAGCCCAAATCAATTGAAGATATTCCATTAACTTCGTTAGTTCCGGCGTTTGCTTTAAGCGAGATTAAAACCGCTTTTCAAATCGGGTTTATGATCTTTATTCCTTTTCTCGTCATTGACATGGTCGTTGCGAGTGTTCTCATGTCTATGGGGATGATGATGCTGCCGCCGGTTATGATTTCCTTGCCGTTTAAAATTCTGCTCTTTGTTCTAGTAGACGGATGGTATTTAGTGATTCAATCTTTGCTGCAAAGCTTTTAA
- a CDS encoding flagellar hook-length control protein FliK codes for MMQAVTAAANQAAAPQETAPKTAASGKGFQSLLQEQTDVAALEPKPDQQTQSIANNIGILQAKSMEEIPAIPPALKQLLKEWMSDGKMPAFSDIAALLGVQMGELQQLIQQLSEQLNHIPLKQESEDAESPSFAEGEGIAAESVLHVIQLLAAAEPKNWPVKERKTIETILQAGKLWELMGTKADMNSKQIQLHQKVKQQLEELAVQLGKQLPSPKQKSALILQKAFTHYLQPAADRMNSSNLQNAFIQHANGKIVADSRTIAEPSALGKEGAQSIQPLLHTLGNTDRFTMTVSTNPKPMNMEQFIEKFTRMLGSSNMVKTPNGHKLLIKLYPEQLGSLRVELLQQNGVMTARILSSTAMVKDLLEQHAHSLKQAFGQQNIAVDKLEITFSQADPQKFDRSSQQQQQQAKQQQSQKQQPEPEEQPAEEFKDVLLNIEV; via the coding sequence ATGATGCAGGCAGTAACCGCCGCAGCGAACCAGGCAGCAGCCCCACAGGAAACGGCTCCAAAAACCGCTGCTTCAGGCAAGGGTTTTCAGTCGTTATTGCAGGAACAAACCGATGTGGCTGCTTTGGAGCCAAAGCCGGATCAACAAACGCAATCGATCGCAAATAACATCGGGATATTGCAAGCAAAGAGCATGGAAGAAATCCCGGCTATTCCTCCGGCGTTAAAGCAACTACTCAAAGAATGGATGTCCGACGGGAAAATGCCGGCATTTTCAGACATTGCTGCTCTGCTTGGAGTGCAGATGGGGGAACTGCAGCAGCTGATTCAGCAGCTTTCAGAGCAATTAAATCACATTCCATTGAAGCAGGAAAGTGAAGATGCGGAAAGCCCATCATTTGCCGAGGGCGAGGGGATCGCAGCGGAAAGCGTGCTGCACGTGATTCAGCTGCTGGCGGCCGCCGAGCCAAAGAATTGGCCGGTGAAGGAAAGAAAAACCATCGAAACTATATTGCAAGCGGGAAAACTGTGGGAATTGATGGGCACAAAAGCTGACATGAACAGCAAACAGATTCAGCTGCATCAAAAAGTCAAACAGCAGCTGGAAGAATTGGCTGTTCAGCTGGGAAAGCAACTGCCGTCACCGAAACAAAAATCAGCGCTAATCTTGCAAAAAGCATTCACTCATTATCTTCAGCCGGCTGCTGACCGGATGAATAGCTCAAATTTACAAAATGCATTCATTCAACATGCCAACGGAAAAATAGTTGCCGATTCCAGAACCATAGCTGAACCATCGGCTTTGGGGAAAGAAGGAGCACAGTCCATCCAGCCGCTGCTTCATACTTTAGGCAATACCGATCGCTTTACCATGACCGTGTCTACGAATCCGAAACCGATGAACATGGAACAGTTTATAGAAAAGTTCACGCGCATGCTTGGAAGCTCAAACATGGTCAAAACGCCAAATGGCCATAAGCTTTTGATTAAGTTATATCCCGAACAGCTTGGCAGTTTGCGAGTGGAACTGCTTCAGCAAAATGGCGTGATGACAGCTAGAATTCTTTCCTCAACAGCGATGGTGAAAGATTTGCTTGAACAGCATGCCCACAGCTTAAAGCAAGCGTTTGGCCAGCAAAATATTGCTGTGGATAAACTGGAGATTACTTTCAGCCAGGCAGACCCGCAAAAGTTTGATCGCTCATCACAGCAGCAGCAACAGCAAGCGAAACAGCAACAATCGCAAAAACAGCAGCCGGAACCAGAGGAGCAGCCTGCAGAGGAATTTAAAGATGTGCTATTAAATATCGAAGTGTAG
- the flhB gene encoding flagellar biosynthesis protein FlhB, protein MRNSQLNLQFFAGEKTEKATPKKRQDSRKKGQVAKSQDINTAISFFAVFGFLFIAASFMGKRIIQLFHHSLEDYLLMPVTEANLKLIVMEIMEQLMYILGPVMLVALLAGLAANYLQVGFLLTGEPLKPKLEKIDPIKGFKRIFSMRALVELLKSIMKISFIGAVTFLVLWSNIEKVLKLSFKSIADSLQTVGILTLQMGLAASAVLLFLAVLDYLYQKYDFEKSIRMSKQDVKDEYKNMEGDPMIKSRIKQRQREMAMRRMMQEVPEADVVITNPTHFAIALKYDEEKLDAPYVVAKGVDYMAQKIKYIAGENDVTMVENRPLARALYDQAEIGDPIPEEFFKAVAEILAYVYRVKNKL, encoded by the coding sequence TTGCGCAATAGTCAATTGAATCTTCAGTTTTTTGCCGGAGAAAAGACGGAAAAGGCTACCCCAAAAAAGCGTCAAGATTCGCGAAAGAAGGGGCAAGTTGCGAAAAGTCAGGATATCAATACAGCAATCAGCTTTTTCGCTGTATTCGGTTTCTTATTTATCGCAGCGTCCTTTATGGGAAAACGCATCATTCAGCTGTTCCATCATTCATTGGAAGATTATCTGCTCATGCCGGTGACAGAGGCGAATTTAAAGCTGATTGTCATGGAAATCATGGAGCAGCTCATGTATATTCTCGGCCCCGTGATGCTCGTTGCTTTATTAGCGGGGTTGGCAGCCAATTATCTTCAGGTTGGCTTTCTGTTGACGGGCGAGCCGCTGAAGCCCAAGCTGGAGAAGATCGACCCAATCAAAGGATTTAAACGGATTTTCTCCATGAGGGCGCTTGTGGAACTGCTGAAATCCATCATGAAAATCTCCTTTATAGGAGCGGTCACTTTTCTTGTGCTCTGGTCAAATATTGAGAAGGTGCTGAAGCTTTCCTTTAAATCAATAGCGGACTCGCTGCAAACAGTGGGCATCTTAACCCTGCAAATGGGGCTAGCGGCTTCAGCCGTCCTGCTTTTTCTGGCGGTTTTGGATTATCTTTATCAAAAATACGATTTTGAAAAGAGCATTCGCATGTCTAAGCAGGATGTAAAGGATGAGTATAAAAACATGGAAGGGGACCCGATGATTAAGTCGCGGATCAAGCAGCGCCAGCGGGAAATGGCTATGCGCCGGATGATGCAGGAGGTGCCTGAGGCAGATGTCGTCATTACGAATCCGACTCATTTTGCCATTGCCTTAAAGTACGATGAAGAGAAATTAGATGCTCCTTATGTGGTTGCCAAAGGGGTTGATTATATGGCGCAAAAGATTAAGTATATCGCCGGGGAGAATGACGTGACAATGGTAGAAAACCGGCCGCTTGCCCGCGCTCTATATGATCAAGCAGAGATCGGGGATCCGATTCCAGAAGAATTCTTTAAAGCAGTTGCTGAAATTTTAGCATATGTATACCGGGTAAAAAATAAATTGTAA
- the flgD gene encoding flagellar hook assembly protein FlgD: MAKIDPSLYLQNKPAEKRTGNSNLGKDEFLKILMTQLQNQDPLNPMEDKDFIAQMATFSSLEQMTKMASSFEKFMQMQQSSQMVSYHSFVGKEVTWHKIIPSEDAQEKPAVQEGSGTIASIRYKGDGVEFTLSDGTVLEPANISEVKGGASGGSSTLVEASHLIGHTVSWNKDGKELSAIVRSVSSKEGAILLHLDNGDKIPPSSLTKIEK; encoded by the coding sequence ATGGCAAAGATTGATCCAAGTTTATACTTGCAAAATAAGCCAGCAGAAAAAAGAACTGGAAACAGCAATTTGGGAAAAGATGAGTTTTTAAAAATCTTAATGACTCAGCTGCAAAATCAGGATCCGTTAAATCCGATGGAGGATAAAGACTTTATCGCACAGATGGCAACATTTTCTTCTCTTGAACAAATGACGAAGATGGCTTCTTCCTTTGAGAAATTTATGCAAATGCAGCAATCTTCACAAATGGTCAGCTATCATTCGTTTGTCGGAAAAGAAGTCACTTGGCATAAGATCATTCCGAGTGAAGATGCGCAAGAAAAGCCAGCCGTTCAAGAAGGAAGCGGCACGATTGCTTCCATTCGCTATAAAGGGGACGGTGTGGAATTTACTCTCTCAGATGGCACGGTACTGGAGCCGGCCAATATTTCTGAAGTGAAAGGCGGAGCGTCTGGCGGAAGCAGCACGTTAGTGGAAGCCAGTCACTTAATCGGACATACCGTATCATGGAATAAAGACGGTAAGGAGCTTTCAGCGATTGTGCGCTCCGTTTCATCGAAGGAGGGCGCTATCTTGCTGCATTTAGATAATGGCGATAAAATCCCTCCCTCTTCTTTAACGAAAATTGAAAAATGA
- the fliY gene encoding flagellar motor switch phosphatase FliY, with the protein MSDDMLSQEEIDALLKGSGEDGNSNEKGANVEDYLDSFEQDTLGEIGNISFGSSATALSSLLNQKVDITTPAVSIIEKSRLKDEFPHPYVAIEVKYTEGFSGVNLLVIKQTDAAIIADLMLGGDGTDPNPELGDIQLSAVQEAMNQMMGSAATSMSTIFSKRVDISPPSIALMDLKVGEGGENIPEQDLLAKISFRLTIGDLIDSNIMQLIPITFAKSLVNELVNPPSNEPAEQQPSPQADPVQPQQQAPSQLAAEPNEQPNEAAAQGGSQTMPQQHESQRQSPVNVQTATFTNFEPSQLQKHEARNLNMLLDIPLQVTVELGRTTRTVKDVLDLTSGSIIELDKLAGEPVDILVNRRLIAKGEVVVIEENFGVRITDILSQSERLLNLN; encoded by the coding sequence ATGAGTGATGATATGCTATCGCAAGAGGAAATTGATGCTTTATTGAAAGGATCGGGAGAAGACGGCAATTCGAATGAGAAAGGAGCCAATGTGGAGGACTATTTGGATTCTTTTGAACAAGATACGCTAGGCGAAATTGGGAATATTTCATTCGGCAGCTCCGCCACAGCCCTCTCCAGCTTGCTGAACCAAAAAGTGGACATCACCACACCGGCTGTTTCCATTATTGAAAAAAGTAGGTTGAAGGATGAGTTTCCTCATCCCTATGTAGCGATTGAAGTAAAATATACGGAGGGTTTTTCAGGCGTCAATTTATTAGTCATTAAACAAACAGATGCCGCGATTATCGCTGATTTAATGCTTGGAGGAGATGGAACCGACCCGAATCCGGAACTGGGGGACATCCAGCTGAGCGCTGTACAGGAAGCGATGAATCAAATGATGGGCTCCGCCGCTACATCGATGTCGACCATCTTTAGCAAGCGAGTGGACATCTCACCGCCATCTATTGCCTTGATGGATTTAAAGGTTGGCGAAGGAGGGGAAAACATTCCGGAACAGGATTTGCTCGCCAAAATATCGTTTCGCTTAACGATTGGAGATTTAATTGATTCGAACATTATGCAGCTTATCCCAATTACATTCGCTAAAAGCTTGGTCAATGAACTTGTGAATCCGCCATCCAACGAACCAGCGGAGCAACAGCCTTCGCCGCAAGCGGATCCAGTTCAGCCTCAGCAACAGGCGCCGTCTCAGCTTGCAGCTGAGCCTAACGAGCAGCCGAACGAAGCTGCCGCGCAAGGAGGGAGTCAGACAATGCCTCAGCAACATGAAAGCCAAAGGCAATCACCGGTAAATGTGCAAACTGCGACATTTACCAATTTTGAACCGTCTCAGCTTCAAAAGCATGAAGCGCGCAATTTAAACATGCTATTGGATATTCCATTGCAAGTAACAGTAGAGCTTGGAAGAACGACTCGAACGGTGAAAGACGTTCTTGATTTAACTTCGGGTTCCATAATTGAATTGGATAAATTGGCTGGAGAGCCGGTAGATATTTTAGTTAACAGACGATTAATCGCCAAGGGCGAAGTGGTGGTTATCGAAGAAAACTTTGGCGTTCGGATTACCGATATACTGAGTCAAAGCGAGCGTTTATTAAATTTAAATTAA
- the fliL gene encoding flagellar basal body-associated protein FliL has protein sequence METETQEVKGKNKLLTIMLVLLTVILLVGTVAIIIILKTTGEGTAKEPTIDEVIESSVDIPEMTTNLASDDYIRISFKIQTDSQEAMEEMTKRDFQAKNIIIQQLSEMKAEELKGKEGKERLTSQLKSELNDIMQDGKVLEVYITSYIIQ, from the coding sequence ATGGAAACTGAAACGCAGGAAGTAAAAGGAAAAAATAAACTGCTCACCATCATGCTCGTTCTATTAACAGTAATTTTATTAGTAGGCACAGTTGCCATTATCATTATTTTAAAAACAACAGGAGAAGGCACTGCAAAGGAACCAACAATTGATGAAGTCATTGAATCGTCAGTGGATATTCCTGAGATGACGACAAACTTGGCTTCAGACGACTATATCCGTATTTCATTTAAAATTCAAACGGACAGCCAAGAAGCTATGGAAGAAATGACCAAGCGTGATTTTCAGGCGAAAAATATTATTATTCAGCAGCTGTCAGAAATGAAGGCTGAGGAGTTAAAAGGAAAAGAAGGAAAAGAGCGCTTGACCAGTCAATTGAAATCAGAATTAAATGATATTATGCAGGATGGAAAGGTTCTTGAAGTGTATATCACCTCTTATATCATCCAATAA